The sequence below is a genomic window from Lycium ferocissimum isolate CSIRO_LF1 chromosome 9, AGI_CSIRO_Lferr_CH_V1, whole genome shotgun sequence.
TTAACCGCATTGCCCCTGTTTATGATAACGTAAGTACCAGCACTAAAGAACCTCCATTCACTATTCAAATGTAACATTGTTTGCACAATTTTTATGTGTTGCAGTTGAATGATATGCTGAGTTTGGGTCAACATCGCATATGGAAAAGAATGGCTGTTTCTTGGAGCCGGTAATTATCCACCTCTTTCTTCCTCCCTCCctcctattttatatatgtatatgacaatGTTTGGTAATCTACTGTTTATGTCACATTTTACTGGATACTGTAGACAATAAGTTTCGCctgaaaaaattataataaatataacaaaatattactccctccggatcaaaaagtgtgttcacttagccatttgcgcaacccttaagaaaatactatcTAATAGGCAAAAATAGGTACTTTGaaggttaattgtttcttgatttggtaagtggacactctttttgaacaagaaaagaaaaaaagggcaagtggacactctttttgatccggagggagtataataaTAGTACCTGTGTATCAATTTCTAtgacacacttttctttttagtctgtcccaaaaagaatgtcacaatTTCTATGACGCACTTTTCattttagtttgtcccaaaaagaaagtCACCTTTATAAGTAGaaacaacttaactttaaaattcccTTTTTACCGAAATGTCAAAGTTTGTTTTaaaccataaatttcaaaagttttcctttatttcttaatctTTGTGCTCAATCAAacggtgtcacataaattgggacagagggtgTAGTATTTTATTTCAATATAGTGAATATTACAATCTCTATAATTTCTCTAATCTTCTTTTCTAAGGGcatttgagcttgatcttgaaattAATGGATTTGATCTTGACTTATGTGAATTCAAGGTACTTTTGAGGCTTGATTTTGAATTATAATCTTGCACTTGAATGTGGATTTGATTTAGTCGTCAACAATGCTTTGATGACCATCATGAACAATTAACTTTGATCTTGAATGCCTTGGTATTTGATTTTCCTTCGTTCTTGATCTTTGTGTATTTGAAAGAAACTTGTAGAGGAATCCTTGAATGCTTGCACCTTGTAGAGAAATTTGTAGCctttgatccacgagctctaTCTTGTTTCATGTTCTGAATTTTCGTCCCTTTTTTGAATATGGGAGACAAAAGAGGCCAAAACAGATTTGGTGAAAAATTCCACTGTGTATTTTGTGGATTCTATGGCTGGAGAAAAACAATATATGctttgaaggaaaaaagagtcACCTTTTTGTGGTAAAAAACAATTCTATTCATTATCTTACTATTTGGTGTAAGGAGGGCTTGTTAGAGGGTATGGATCAATATCTTGATTTCCTACCATCTTGGTAATTTATTAATAAATCTTAccctatataaaaaaaatgttgtggGAGAGAAGAGTTGTAATGATGACAAACTTGTTTCCTTCGATTGGTTGATTTGGATCACTGATCAATCAAGTTGAAGCAGTGACAAGACCACATTTGATTGCTCGGAACTTGCCACTTGTACATATGCCACATGTTGTttggcctttgatttgactaggcatgcCACATCATTCTGGGAAtgtggcatgatcctattggcTCTTTAATTTGACTTGTCatgccacgtcatttgacacgtCGAACAAGTTTGGCCTATAGAATAAGATGACATTTATTTAATCGAAATGGCTCATAATTTGTATCCCAAATAAATGGACTAGCCCAACAAAACTGAATCTTTAATTAAATTCATTTATTGGACTGAAATAATTTATTAGATCATATTAGCCAATGatatttatttggactaatatatcttgaatttaaaatttagtccaaattattttatgaatttaaatccaacaaaatttaaattcttaCAGTTACCATTTGATATAAAGTTGATGTCAAAGTTTTCTCTTTGAgtatattttccatacatttatagaaatattttaattataagaaCAGTAAACATGTAAACCAGAAAACTAAGGAATGTTGTCCCAGTTGAGAATGATATTACATAATCTCACCTGTTACTTTGGGATCCTTCATAATTTGGGAATGAAGAGAAATGTCATAGTTCCTTCAAACTGACAGCATCTTTTGTCATATAGGACCTGCATACAATTTGAGAAAAATGGAAGCTTCTTCTCTGTCTGCAAAGGTTGGCTTTCTACGGGTAAAGCCAGAGGGGCTCCATGATTTAAACAGTATATGTATCTATATTTCGTATCACAAATACTATGTTCGGATGAACCCACATCGGAAGAGTTGCATCTCTCACTGGGTAAAGTATAAGATGCTTGTGCATTGTAAATAAACTAATAACGGTTAATATTGAAATAATGTAACTATTTTTAGGAAAGTGAAAACATGCCGGACATCAGGAATGTGTTTTAAGTTTTCTGCAATAACAGTATAACTAATACTTATATCCTTTTCCTTTTGATAAGCGATGTACTACTCCATGCTTACTATAAACTGTAGTTGGCTGTTTAATTGATGGAAAAAACGTTACACTGTTGGTGCATCTTATTTAAATCCATTCAAAGAGGAAGAGAGACACAGGGCAGAGGGAGTAGAAGTTTCCACCCTTTTTTCGCTGTTCTTAGGCATAATTCTTGGATTTGGACTATGTTTATGTCCTAGTTAAGCTGGAACTATTGAGCTTGTATTGCAGAGCTAAAGAAGGGGACAACGTACTAGATGTCTGTTGTGGAAGTGGAGATTTGACGTTTCTTTTGTCTGAGAGAGTTGGACCTAATGGCAAggttcccttttctttctttttgctgTCTCTGGTTTGCTTTATATTCTATTTTTCGTTCTTTCTATTCTTCCATTGTGTAATTGTCGTTTTGCTAGTTATTATTCACCATTTCAGAAGCAACTCAATTCTTTCATTGACCATCCTGATAAATTCCGTAAGCTGATTTAAATAGATGGCTCTATGGAATTACCAAAATATCAAGACATAATATCCTTCCTTTGTTTTATTGGAAATGAAAACTATAAGAAAATTGTGGCGTTTAACTATCACACGTGGAGATAAGAAGTAAGGAAAGATAATATTCTTACAAGGAAGAGAAAAGGAACTTGTGCCTCTATTCCTAATTACCTTGGTGCCTCATTAACTGTTTTATAACTACCTGTTGTTTTATTATCAAGAGATCATTTTACCATTGTCGAATCTTCTTTGCTGTTGTGAGAATCAgacatttatttatttctgtTCAGTCACCTTTTTTTATTGTTTGCTAATTAACATCCTTTATAACATAGCAAATTACTGTGTCTCTTTATGCATTTTCCAGTTCCTGCCTCCCTATATCTCATTATAGAAACCATGACTCCTATAACTTAGCATAGGAGAAGCCATCTCTGGCATCATTCTTACAGTTCTTTTTACTCATTGAaaggggaaaaaacaaaaatttcttGAATGAACTTGAACCTGGTGATACTGTCACTTCTAGTTTGAATAGGTAACTGGATTACATGATCGAAGCAGCCTAGGCTAGTTATCTTAATTTCTGAATTTTTGGATGTCAAATATTACTGAACTGGCTTTCTCATTAGTACATTTGGCTTTGCAGGCGTTCGGTTTTGATTTCTCAAAGGAACAATTATTAATCGCTTCGACTCGGCAGAAATTACGTTCAAAGACATGTTATAAGAACATCAAGTGAGCATTGGTAATTAAACTGTCAATATATTCAAACAGATAATGTTGGGAAGGTTATTTGCCAACACAGTTTAGCAAAATCTGCTGGTAAAAATAAAATCTAGTCAACTTCCAAAATGTTTTCACATGCTACATTTACCAGTTACACGTGCATTATCTTCTGTACTCTGACCTTCTTACTCCTTCCAATTAGTTTTCATGTTCCCTGAGTCACTGTGAGGGATTAATGCATATGATTATGAAGGTGGATGGAGGGCAATGCGCTTGATTTACCCTTTCCTGACTCCTCCTTTGATGCTGTTACTATTGGCTATGGATTACGAAATGTGGTTGATAGACATAAAGCTATGGCAGAGATATTTCGAGTTTTAAAACAAGGCTCAACGGTATCTGTTCTTGACTTCAATAAGAGTATCAACCCCTTGAGCACCACAATTCAGGTAGTTGTTGGCAGGTTTAATACATTCTTTTTGCATCACCCTGAAGATGTATAGAGTAAGTTATTGGTTTCATTATCTTTTCCTTTATCTGATTAAAACTCTGTGCTTTAGGGATGCATTACAGTTCCATTTGAATGTTTGAAACAATGATGGCCATTATTCATGTCCGAAACACTTGTTTGGAAATTCAAAGATTCCCTGGGTTCCCTTGTTGGCTTTTTTAAGGATGTAGTCAGTACATATTTCTTGGCCCTTATACAGAACATATTGTTACTTAGCAAAAATGGTGACAACAATGGAAACAGAATAGACTCTTGAAGCTTATCATGTtctttttgttggaaaaaaaaaaattcttatatctcaaaaataagtAGTAACATATTCTTTATTCTTATTAGCCATGATTAATTTTAATCACCTTTAATACTCCTTGTAGCATATCCTTTATTACTCCTGAATAGCCTTGattgaccatctttcttcagaATTCCTAACGTTACTTTGCATTAGTAAGTTAGTAACAGATCATTGactcattattatcattattttacATTGTGCCGCTGGAGGCTTGGAGCCATTAATCTGGCAATTGAACATTGTCGTAACATCACTCTTATGAGATGATTTCTTTTACCTATATAT
It includes:
- the LOC132031492 gene encoding 2-phytyl-1,4-beta-naphthoquinone methyltransferase, chloroplastic; protein product: MASLQLGVSSLAGPTFQIRCSSERQALFNRIAPVYDNLNDMLSLGQHRIWKRMAVSWSRAKEGDNVLDVCCGSGDLTFLLSERVGPNGKAFGFDFSKEQLLIASTRQKLRSKTCYKNIKWMEGNALDLPFPDSSFDAVTIGYGLRNVVDRHKAMAEIFRVLKQGSTVSVLDFNKSINPLSTTIQELMIDNIVVPVASGYGLEDEYTYLKSSIKDFLTGNELEKLALDVGFSTAKHFEIGFGFMGNLVAIR